One stretch of Streptomyces sp. 135 DNA includes these proteins:
- a CDS encoding DUF4328 domain-containing protein, whose protein sequence is MTSEGYCGVCAQAAAEAAPPPGHAMAEGRPAWLRSPVGLGRAAAVLLGVVIATDVYSLWAGTVMQDVLGKLVGGEYGADIEREAENADALYANTGIAQTAALLATCVVFLVWFHRVRVNAEVFEPHIHRKKRGWTVWGWFVPVVNFWFPRRIAVDIWDASAARAVPPHGVMPPDPAAERGSHRLVNVWWTLWVANLFAGRWATQSYMKAEEADEIKAAVANMMFTDALDIAAAVCAIVFVLRLTRMQDTKARTGPDPARQAVPSPAP, encoded by the coding sequence ATGACGTCGGAGGGGTACTGCGGCGTCTGCGCCCAGGCGGCCGCCGAGGCCGCCCCGCCGCCCGGTCACGCCATGGCCGAGGGGCGCCCCGCCTGGCTGCGCTCGCCCGTCGGGCTCGGCCGGGCCGCCGCGGTGCTGCTCGGCGTCGTCATCGCCACCGACGTCTACTCGCTGTGGGCCGGCACCGTCATGCAGGACGTGCTGGGAAAGCTGGTCGGCGGGGAGTACGGGGCGGACATCGAGCGGGAGGCGGAGAACGCCGACGCGCTGTACGCGAACACCGGGATCGCGCAGACGGCCGCGCTGCTCGCCACCTGCGTCGTCTTCCTCGTCTGGTTCCACCGGGTGCGGGTGAACGCCGAGGTGTTCGAGCCGCACATCCACCGCAAGAAGCGCGGCTGGACGGTGTGGGGCTGGTTCGTGCCGGTCGTGAACTTCTGGTTCCCGCGGCGGATCGCCGTCGACATCTGGGACGCGAGCGCCGCCCGCGCCGTGCCGCCCCACGGCGTGATGCCGCCGGACCCGGCGGCGGAGCGCGGCTCGCACCGGCTCGTCAACGTCTGGTGGACGCTGTGGGTGGCGAACCTCTTCGCCGGGCGGTGGGCGACCCAGTCGTACATGAAGGCCGAGGAGGCCGACGAGATCAAGGCGGCCGTCGCCAACATGATGTTCACGGACGCCCTGGACATCGCGGCCGCCGTGTGCGCCATCGTCTTCGTGCTGCGGCTCACGCGCATGCAGGACACCAAGGCCCGCACCGGCCCGGACCCCGCGCGGCAGGCGGTGCCCTCCCCCGCCCCGTGA
- a CDS encoding amino acid ABC transporter substrate-binding protein: protein MRQFGNWLYNTFGANWTRRILTLLGLAAAGVLLYVFLPPVGEPESCATGVEKHDGECVGVNGTGYAFGTPEIEKVARAIAKENEEFVGDKPHVTVALMLPLKPDLAAERKQLRSEIQGAYLAQYRANREENTPLLRLVLANPGDAYAQQRRVVDQLADMSRDEHVNLRAVTGFNLSLDATEKAIARLTDELGIPVLAGRVSADELANPEKSTGDVPYPGLARIIPTNRQQADALANFHGELRDEQTVLVRDERPHDIYNDSLAKAFGRDEKGPPGPKDQTFQSPSITAPGDTGNDFTLIAQNICQSTARYVYFAGRPVHLRLFALKLADVQCRGKKYTIISGSGAATLERYMKPDDWARLRGGGKEPVIAVQYAAPGHPAAWDRLLSGKKDRKDRPAYFTEPQEELNKLRALIGKGSAGEIGPTSLDDSRTMLVYDGVRTVAKAVLLANAQTEGTVPPLGRVSDMWRRLEAVNRVRGTSGWICLTNAGNAYDKPVAVVELEPRTEKLRFVGIGWPEGRHQPEDCRVPSDTR, encoded by the coding sequence TTGAGACAGTTCGGGAACTGGCTGTACAACACGTTCGGAGCCAACTGGACGCGCAGGATCCTCACGCTGCTCGGCCTCGCCGCCGCGGGCGTGCTGCTCTACGTGTTCCTGCCCCCGGTCGGCGAACCGGAGAGCTGCGCCACCGGCGTCGAGAAGCACGACGGTGAGTGCGTCGGCGTCAACGGCACCGGCTACGCCTTCGGCACGCCGGAGATCGAGAAGGTGGCCCGGGCCATCGCGAAGGAGAACGAGGAGTTCGTCGGCGACAAGCCGCACGTCACCGTGGCCCTCATGCTGCCGCTCAAGCCGGACCTCGCCGCCGAGCGCAAGCAGCTCCGCAGCGAGATCCAGGGCGCCTACCTCGCCCAGTACCGGGCCAACCGCGAGGAGAACACCCCGCTGCTGCGTCTCGTACTCGCCAACCCGGGCGACGCCTACGCCCAGCAGCGGCGGGTGGTCGACCAGTTGGCGGACATGTCGCGCGACGAGCACGTCAACCTCCGGGCCGTCACGGGCTTCAACCTCAGCCTGGACGCCACGGAGAAGGCCATCGCGCGCCTGACCGACGAACTGGGCATCCCCGTCCTCGCCGGCCGCGTCAGCGCGGACGAGCTCGCCAACCCGGAGAAGAGCACAGGCGACGTTCCCTATCCCGGCCTCGCCCGCATCATCCCGACCAACCGCCAGCAGGCGGACGCGCTGGCCAACTTCCACGGCGAACTCAGGGACGAGCAGACCGTCCTGGTCCGGGACGAGCGGCCGCACGACATCTACAACGACTCGCTCGCCAAGGCGTTCGGCCGCGACGAGAAGGGCCCGCCGGGGCCCAAGGACCAGACGTTCCAGTCCCCCTCGATCACCGCCCCGGGCGACACGGGCAACGACTTCACCCTCATCGCCCAGAACATCTGCCAGTCCACGGCGCGCTACGTCTACTTCGCGGGCCGCCCCGTCCACCTGCGGCTCTTCGCCCTGAAGCTGGCCGACGTGCAGTGCCGGGGGAAGAAGTACACCATCATCAGCGGCTCGGGCGCGGCCACCCTGGAGCGCTACATGAAGCCCGACGACTGGGCGCGGCTGCGGGGCGGCGGGAAGGAACCCGTCATCGCGGTGCAGTACGCGGCCCCCGGGCACCCCGCGGCCTGGGACAGGCTGCTGAGCGGGAAGAAGGACCGCAAGGACCGCCCGGCGTACTTCACCGAACCGCAGGAGGAACTGAACAAGCTGCGCGCGCTGATCGGGAAGGGGAGCGCCGGGGAGATCGGGCCGACCAGCCTGGACGACTCCCGCACCATGCTGGTGTACGACGGCGTGCGCACCGTCGCCAAGGCCGTGCTGCTCGCCAACGCCCAGACGGAGGGGACGGTGCCGCCCCTCGGACGGGTCTCCGACATGTGGCGGCGCCTCGAAGCGGTCAACCGGGTCCGCGGGACCAGCGGCTGGATCTGTCTGACCAACGCGGGCAACGCCTACGACAAGCCGGTGGCCGTGGTCGAACTGGAGCCGCGCACCGAGAAGTTGCGGTTCGTCGGCATCGGCTGGCCCGAGGGCAGGCACCAGCCCGAGGACTGCCGGGTGCCCAGCGACACCCGCTGA
- a CDS encoding FG-GAP-like repeat-containing protein, with amino-acid sequence MTIGAVVLGGAGAVTYAVAGPNSGNQPGTDPRAKRPAGVHDLALKADGAAGRGLPRTSTERFSLLGVSWSDATQELAGTAQVRTRALGSGKWSGWRSLKPAPRLPEKAGAGVRAASEPLWVGPSDGVEVRVTAADGSPDRELPKGLEVSLVDPGVTAAEAKNPALDGGANRDAGTATSPDGTVPPTAPEETVPPTVPGEPTDAPSSPSAPPSASGEPGPPSGSPAPTGPATGAPTDPATGTPTGPATGAPTGPPSGSPSSTPKPTPTKPTPPPSTVNRPPVITRAAWGADESLVKDPAEYGEKVEAVFVHHTAGTNDYSCAESPALIRALMTYQVRTEGMNDLGFNFLVDKCGRVFEGRAGGADVPVRGEHTEGFDGESTGIAVLGDFEGDAAAGLPAGKPSRAALESVARVAAWKLGQYDGDPSGEVTLTASADTGVWKKGEQASLPTISGHRDASATPCPGKNLYAELDEVRRYADSAGANSAAATADFNRDGITDLVAGTPKASSGRGRVTVVPGGLDGPVGGSKISLTQTSTGVPGVSEAGDEWGSATAWGDLNGDGHADLVIGAPGEDDSSGHTDRGAVTMLYGPSFTSGTDMQLSDDFNYAKARFGSAVTVGDFNADGKADVFAAATGTGGSWAARLDADRESGGSLTPGDTAVAYADAASGDFNRDGYADVALTYRDQAGKGKVAWFRGGRSGLSRVGVLSVPGGRSVAVGDVNGNGYDDLVIGQPYTSESGAHAGGQVTVVPGTSTGFTTTGMKTVHQATSGVVGAAESGDAMGWSVSAGDYDLDGYADVLTGAPGEDITRAGVDRKDAGTSLLLKGSASGLTGTGALAFSQDEPDVPGSTETGDRLGSSVTLADLSGSGRADLAIGAEGEDAGDGTVLQLDSGASGVPGASGVYYTRTVLGTPAGARLGQALTP; translated from the coding sequence TTGACGATCGGCGCCGTCGTGCTGGGCGGCGCGGGGGCGGTGACGTACGCGGTGGCCGGACCGAACTCCGGGAACCAGCCCGGCACGGACCCGCGCGCCAAGCGGCCGGCAGGCGTGCACGATCTCGCGCTCAAGGCCGACGGGGCCGCGGGGCGGGGGCTGCCGCGCACGTCGACCGAGCGGTTCTCGCTGCTGGGCGTCTCGTGGAGCGACGCCACGCAGGAGCTTGCGGGCACCGCGCAGGTCCGCACGCGCGCCCTCGGCTCCGGGAAGTGGAGCGGCTGGCGCAGCCTGAAGCCGGCGCCACGGCTGCCGGAGAAGGCCGGGGCTGGCGTGCGTGCCGCCTCCGAGCCGCTCTGGGTGGGGCCCTCGGACGGTGTGGAGGTCCGGGTCACCGCGGCCGACGGGTCGCCGGACCGCGAGCTGCCGAAGGGCCTCGAGGTCAGCCTCGTGGACCCGGGCGTGACGGCCGCGGAGGCGAAGAACCCCGCGCTCGACGGCGGCGCGAACAGAGATGCGGGCACCGCCACCTCCCCGGACGGCACCGTGCCGCCCACGGCCCCCGAGGAGACCGTGCCCCCCACGGTCCCCGGTGAGCCGACAGACGCGCCGTCCTCGCCGTCCGCTCCGCCGTCGGCCTCCGGCGAGCCCGGGCCCCCGAGCGGCTCCCCGGCCCCCACCGGCCCCGCGACCGGTGCCCCCACGGACCCCGCCACCGGCACCCCCACAGGTCCCGCGACGGGCGCCCCCACCGGCCCCCCGTCCGGCTCCCCCTCGTCGACCCCGAAGCCCACCCCCACCAAGCCGACGCCGCCGCCGTCGACGGTCAACCGGCCGCCGGTCATCACCCGCGCCGCCTGGGGCGCCGACGAGTCGCTCGTGAAGGACCCGGCGGAGTACGGCGAGAAGGTCGAGGCGGTCTTCGTCCACCACACGGCCGGCACGAACGACTACAGCTGCGCCGAGTCCCCCGCGCTGATCCGCGCCCTGATGACGTACCAGGTGCGGACCGAGGGCATGAACGACCTCGGCTTCAACTTCCTCGTGGACAAGTGCGGCCGCGTCTTCGAGGGCCGCGCGGGCGGCGCCGACGTACCCGTGCGCGGCGAGCACACCGAAGGCTTCGACGGCGAGTCGACGGGCATCGCCGTCCTCGGTGACTTCGAGGGCGACGCGGCGGCCGGCTTGCCCGCGGGCAAGCCGTCCCGCGCCGCCCTGGAGTCGGTGGCGCGCGTGGCGGCCTGGAAGCTCGGCCAGTACGACGGCGACCCGTCCGGCGAGGTCACGCTGACCGCGTCCGCCGACACGGGCGTGTGGAAGAAGGGCGAGCAGGCCTCCCTGCCCACCATCTCCGGTCACCGCGACGCCTCCGCGACCCCTTGCCCCGGCAAGAACCTGTACGCCGAGCTCGACGAGGTCCGCCGCTACGCGGACAGCGCGGGCGCGAACTCCGCGGCCGCGACCGCCGACTTCAACCGCGACGGCATCACCGACCTGGTCGCCGGCACCCCGAAGGCGTCGAGCGGCCGCGGCCGGGTGACGGTCGTGCCCGGCGGCCTGGACGGCCCGGTGGGCGGCTCGAAGATCTCCCTGACGCAGACGAGCACCGGCGTCCCCGGCGTCTCCGAGGCCGGCGACGAGTGGGGATCGGCCACCGCGTGGGGCGACCTGAACGGCGACGGGCACGCGGACCTCGTCATCGGCGCCCCCGGCGAGGACGACTCCTCGGGCCACACCGACCGCGGCGCGGTCACCATGCTGTACGGCCCGTCCTTCACGTCCGGCACGGACATGCAGCTCTCGGACGACTTCAACTACGCCAAGGCCCGCTTCGGCTCGGCGGTCACCGTCGGCGACTTCAACGCCGACGGCAAGGCGGACGTCTTCGCGGCGGCGACCGGCACGGGCGGCTCGTGGGCCGCGCGCCTGGACGCCGACCGCGAGTCGGGCGGCAGCCTCACCCCGGGCGACACGGCCGTCGCGTACGCCGACGCCGCGTCCGGCGACTTCAACCGCGACGGCTACGCGGACGTGGCCCTCACCTACCGCGACCAGGCGGGCAAGGGCAAGGTCGCGTGGTTCAGGGGCGGCCGCTCGGGCCTGAGCCGGGTGGGCGTCCTGTCCGTGCCCGGCGGCCGTTCGGTCGCCGTGGGCGACGTCAACGGCAACGGCTACGACGACCTGGTCATCGGCCAGCCGTACACCTCCGAGTCCGGCGCGCACGCGGGCGGCCAGGTGACCGTGGTCCCCGGCACGTCGACCGGGTTCACCACGACGGGCATGAAGACGGTCCACCAGGCGACGAGCGGCGTGGTCGGCGCCGCCGAGTCGGGTGACGCCATGGGCTGGTCGGTCTCGGCGGGCGACTACGACCTCGACGGTTACGCGGACGTCCTCACGGGCGCCCCGGGCGAGGACATCACCCGCGCCGGCGTCGACCGCAAGGACGCCGGCACCTCCCTGCTCCTGAAGGGCTCCGCGTCCGGCCTCACCGGCACCGGCGCGCTGGCCTTCTCGCAGGACGAGCCCGACGTCCCCGGCTCCACGGAGACCGGCGACCGCCTCGGCTCCTCGGTCACGCTGGCCGACCTGTCCGGCTCCGGACGGGCGGACCTGGCCATCGGCGCCGAGGGCGAGGACGCGGGCGACGGCACGGTCCTCCAGCTGGACAGCGGCGCTTCCGGCGTACCCGGCGCGAGCGGCGTCTACTACACGCGTACGGTGCTTGGCACCCCGGCGGGGGCCCGCCTGGGCCAGGCGCTGACGCCGTAG
- a CDS encoding RNA polymerase sigma factor — protein MGQGGEPRRARAHDEELGRAVAAAQEGDEAAFAVAYRLVQPGLVGYLRGLVGTDGESAEDVAAEAWLEIARDLGRFRGDGAGFRGWTATIARNRAFDHLRRQKARPRPAALEQDLLELPGPHSTSAAALEAVTTEQVLALVATLPRDQAEAVLLRVVVGLDGPAAARVLGKRPGAVRTAAYRGLKKLGERLGLDGVTDDGPGTLGESR, from the coding sequence TTGGGCCAGGGTGGGGAGCCTCGTCGCGCGAGGGCGCACGACGAGGAGCTGGGCAGGGCCGTCGCGGCCGCCCAGGAAGGCGACGAGGCGGCCTTCGCGGTCGCGTACCGGCTCGTCCAGCCAGGGCTTGTCGGCTACCTGCGGGGCCTCGTCGGCACGGACGGCGAGAGTGCCGAGGACGTCGCCGCCGAGGCGTGGCTGGAGATAGCCAGGGACCTCGGGCGGTTCCGGGGGGACGGGGCGGGCTTCCGCGGCTGGACCGCGACCATCGCCCGGAACCGGGCCTTCGACCATCTGCGCCGCCAGAAGGCACGGCCGCGCCCCGCCGCACTGGAACAGGACCTGCTCGAACTGCCGGGTCCGCACAGCACGTCGGCGGCCGCCCTGGAGGCGGTCACCACCGAGCAGGTGCTCGCGCTGGTCGCGACCCTGCCGCGCGATCAGGCGGAGGCGGTGTTGCTGCGGGTGGTCGTCGGTCTGGACGGTCCGGCGGCGGCGCGGGTCCTCGGCAAGCGGCCGGGCGCGGTGCGGACGGCCGCGTACCGGGGGTTGAAGAAGCTGGGCGAGCGGCTGGGCCTCGACGGTGTGACGGATGACGGTCCCGGCACGCTGGGGGAGTCGAGATGA
- a CDS encoding RNA polymerase sigma factor, which yields MLGDDAELTAAVLAAQDGDETAFRTVYRAVHPRLLGYVRTLVADPDAEDVASEAWLQIARDLDRFSGDADRFRGWAARIARNRALDHIRMRGRRPAIGGDESELTGKPAEADTAVEAMESLATGEALALIAKLPQDQAEAVVLRVVVGLDAKSAAQTLGKRPGAVRTAAHRGLKRLAELLGADAADPAEALGAVPPQREPRGRAVTSAGVTQTRTRTQKDM from the coding sequence GTGCTGGGGGACGACGCGGAGCTGACCGCCGCGGTGCTTGCGGCGCAGGACGGGGACGAGACCGCGTTCCGGACTGTGTACCGCGCTGTGCATCCGCGCCTGTTGGGATACGTACGCACGCTGGTCGCCGACCCGGACGCGGAAGACGTCGCCTCCGAGGCCTGGCTTCAGATAGCGCGCGATCTGGACCGGTTCAGCGGTGACGCGGACCGGTTCCGGGGCTGGGCGGCGCGCATCGCGCGCAATCGCGCCCTCGACCACATACGCATGCGGGGACGCCGCCCCGCGATAGGCGGCGACGAGTCGGAGCTGACCGGGAAACCGGCCGAGGCCGACACCGCGGTCGAGGCGATGGAGTCCCTCGCCACCGGTGAGGCCCTGGCGCTGATAGCCAAGCTTCCCCAGGACCAGGCCGAGGCCGTGGTGCTCAGAGTCGTGGTGGGCCTCGACGCCAAGAGCGCCGCCCAGACCCTCGGCAAGCGCCCGGGAGCCGTCCGTACGGCGGCGCACCGCGGCCTGAAGCGGCTCGCCGAGCTGCTCGGCGCGGACGCCGCCGACCCCGCGGAGGCGCTCGGCGCCGTACCCCCTCAGAGAGAACCGCGCGGCCGCGCGGTGACGTCCGCCGGTGTGACGCAAACGCGTACGCGGACGCAGAAGGACATGTGA
- a CDS encoding methylmalonyl-CoA mutase family protein, translated as MTHESESGLPIEPVYGPESLADWDPEVKLGAPGAYPFTRGVYPTMYTGRPWTMRQYAGFGTAVESNARYRRLIEHGTTGLSVAFDLPTQMGHDSDAPLAHGEVGKVGVAIDSMEDMRVLFDGIPLDKVSTSMTINAPAAPLLLMYQLVAEEQGVDGDRLTGTIQNDVLKEYIARGTYIFPPQPSLRLTADIFQYCKTEIPRWNTISISGYHMAEAGASPAQEIAFTLADGIEYVRTAIAAGMDVDDFAPRLSFFFVARTTVLEEVAKFRAARRIWARVMREEFGARNPKSLMLRFHTQTAGVQLTAQQPEVNLVRVAVQGLGAVLGGTQSLHTNSFDEAIALPTDKSARLALRTQQVLAYETDVMATVDPFAGSYVVESMTDDVEAAALRLMERVADLGGAVHAIERGFQKNEIERNAYRIARETESGERVVVGVNRFRIDEEEPYEPLRVDPAIEAQQTARLARLRATRDRSAVDTALTALKEAATGESNVLHPMKDALRARATVGEVCGALREVWGAYVPVDAF; from the coding sequence ATGACACACGAGTCGGAGTCCGGACTGCCCATCGAACCCGTGTACGGCCCCGAGTCCCTGGCGGACTGGGACCCGGAAGTGAAGCTCGGCGCCCCCGGCGCGTACCCCTTCACCCGCGGCGTCTACCCCACCATGTACACGGGCCGACCCTGGACGATGCGCCAGTACGCGGGCTTCGGCACGGCCGTCGAGTCCAACGCCCGCTACCGCCGGCTGATCGAACACGGCACGACCGGCCTGTCCGTCGCCTTCGACCTGCCGACCCAGATGGGCCACGACTCCGACGCGCCCCTCGCGCACGGCGAGGTCGGCAAGGTCGGCGTAGCCATCGACTCAATGGAGGACATGCGGGTCCTCTTCGACGGCATCCCGCTGGACAAGGTCTCGACGTCGATGACGATCAACGCGCCCGCCGCGCCGCTGCTGCTCATGTACCAGCTGGTCGCGGAGGAACAGGGAGTCGACGGGGACCGGCTCACCGGCACGATCCAGAACGACGTCCTGAAGGAGTACATCGCGCGGGGAACGTACATCTTCCCGCCCCAGCCCTCCCTGCGCCTGACCGCGGACATCTTCCAGTACTGCAAGACGGAGATCCCGAGGTGGAACACCATCTCGATCTCCGGCTACCACATGGCGGAGGCGGGGGCCTCACCCGCGCAGGAGATCGCCTTCACCCTCGCCGACGGCATCGAGTACGTCCGCACGGCGATCGCGGCGGGCATGGACGTGGACGACTTCGCGCCGCGCCTGTCCTTCTTCTTCGTGGCGCGTACGACGGTCCTGGAGGAGGTCGCCAAGTTCCGTGCCGCACGGCGCATCTGGGCCCGCGTCATGCGGGAGGAGTTCGGCGCGCGGAACCCCAAGTCCCTGATGCTCCGTTTCCACACGCAGACGGCGGGCGTCCAGCTCACCGCGCAGCAGCCCGAGGTGAACCTCGTCAGGGTCGCCGTGCAGGGCCTGGGCGCGGTCCTCGGCGGCACGCAGTCGCTGCACACCAATTCCTTCGACGAGGCGATCGCGCTCCCCACCGACAAGTCGGCCCGCCTGGCCCTGCGCACGCAGCAGGTCCTCGCGTACGAGACGGACGTGATGGCGACGGTCGATCCCTTCGCCGGGTCCTACGTCGTGGAGAGCATGACGGACGACGTGGAGGCGGCGGCCCTGCGGCTCATGGAGCGCGTGGCGGACCTGGGCGGCGCGGTGCACGCCATCGAACGGGGCTTCCAGAAGAACGAGATCGAGCGCAACGCCTACCGCATCGCGCGCGAGACGGAGAGCGGCGAGCGCGTGGTCGTCGGCGTCAACCGCTTCCGGATCGACGAGGAGGAACCCTACGAGCCGCTGCGCGTCGACCCGGCCATCGAGGCCCAGCAGACCGCGCGCCTCGCCCGACTTCGCGCGACCCGCGACCGGAGCGCGGTGGACACCGCCCTCACCGCCCTGAAGGAGGCCGCCACGGGGGAGAGCAACGTCCTCCACCCCATGAAGGACGCCCTGCGCGCCCGCGCCACGGTCGGCGAGGTGTGCGGGGCGCTGCGGGAGGTGTGGGGGGCGTACGTTCCGGTGGACGCGTTCTGA
- the leuE gene encoding leucine efflux protein LeuE, whose product MLGVTDLPTYLAGLVLIILLPGPNSLYVLSVAARRGVRAGYTAAAGVWVGDAVLMTLSAAGVASLLQANAVLFGIVKYAGAGYLSWLAFGMLRAAVAMWRARHERAAQAGPEGGAGEGAGEQPFRRALVISLLNPKAILFFIAFFVQFVDPGYAYPALSFVVLGAFAQAASFLYLTALIFSGTRLASAFRRRKRLSAGATSAAGALFLGFAVKLSLSSV is encoded by the coding sequence ATGCTGGGTGTCACCGATCTTCCGACCTATCTCGCGGGCCTCGTCCTCATCATTCTGCTGCCGGGGCCGAACTCGCTGTACGTACTCTCCGTGGCCGCGCGTCGGGGCGTGCGCGCCGGTTATACGGCCGCCGCCGGCGTCTGGGTCGGCGACGCCGTGCTGATGACGCTGTCGGCGGCCGGGGTCGCCTCGCTGCTGCAGGCCAACGCCGTGCTCTTCGGGATCGTGAAGTACGCCGGTGCCGGGTATCTGAGCTGGCTCGCGTTCGGGATGCTGCGGGCCGCCGTCGCGATGTGGCGGGCGCGGCACGAGCGGGCGGCGCAGGCCGGTCCGGAGGGCGGTGCGGGTGAGGGCGCGGGGGAGCAGCCGTTCCGCAGGGCGCTCGTGATCAGTCTGCTCAACCCGAAGGCGATTCTGTTCTTCATCGCCTTCTTCGTGCAGTTCGTGGATCCCGGGTACGCCTACCCGGCGCTCTCCTTCGTGGTGCTCGGCGCCTTCGCGCAGGCCGCGAGCTTCCTCTACCTCACGGCCCTGATCTTCAGCGGCACCAGGCTCGCGTCCGCCTTCCGCCGCCGCAAGCGGCTCTCGGCGGGGGCCACATCGGCGGCGGGCGCGCTGTTCCTCGGCTTCGCGGTCAAGCTGTCGCTCAGTAGCGTCTGA
- a CDS encoding MarR family winged helix-turn-helix transcriptional regulator — translation MTTFTYSHSDEDLLNQPIGYWSSAAGAAVVTHIRTALAELGLTQPQWWILNQLLDAPPEGRDGAEVVAVLRGYLETGESSLRHSIGALHDRGLLTEDAAGRLALTGEGRALRDRVAERQRSILAEIREGVTDEEYVRTLKVLQRMIHNVGGSAWHH, via the coding sequence ATGACGACCTTCACGTACTCACACAGCGACGAGGACCTGCTCAACCAGCCCATCGGCTACTGGAGTTCGGCCGCGGGGGCGGCCGTGGTCACCCACATCCGCACCGCCCTCGCGGAACTCGGCCTCACCCAGCCCCAGTGGTGGATCCTCAACCAGCTCCTGGACGCGCCGCCGGAGGGCCGCGACGGCGCCGAGGTCGTGGCGGTCCTGCGGGGCTACCTCGAAACCGGCGAGAGCTCTCTGCGGCACAGCATCGGCGCGCTGCACGACCGCGGCCTGCTCACCGAGGACGCCGCGGGCCGCCTCGCCCTCACCGGCGAGGGCCGCGCGCTGCGGGACCGCGTGGCCGAGCGGCAGCGGAGCATCCTCGCGGAGATCCGTGAGGGCGTCACCGACGAGGAGTACGTCCGCACACTCAAGGTCCTCCAGCGGATGATCCACAACGTGGGCGGCTCGGCCTGGCACCACTGA
- a CDS encoding FAD-dependent monooxygenase, with protein sequence MALNSVKETGVLVVGAGPSGLALACDLARRGVRALVAERAAALFPGSRGKGLQPRTMEVFDDLGVVDAVLAAGGPAPVGMVWRGGERQGEHRLFDPPEPTETAPYTTPWVIPQWRTQEILLARLRELGGDVTFGTAVTGLTQDADGVTAELSTGGTVRAAYAVAADGGRSTLRRALGITMAGESVDPHPMLVADVRVPDLDRDHWHMFPAADDSGLYAALCPLPGTQDFQLTAQLPAGATPDLSLDGVRGLVAARTHLGADDVTEVRWSSDFRPRAALADRFREGRVFLAGDAAHVHSPAGGQGLNTSVQDAYNLGWKLGAVLRHGAPDTLLDTYEEERLPNAARMLGLSTRIHRGEARRGAATQQLGIGYRDASLAAETRERLARDALRAGDRAPDGPCGAGTLFDAFRGPHFTLLAVGTDAELPPPDGALLHVHRIPPYEPYGKGLFLVRPDGYVGWAGEDARGPAEYLASLDLKRP encoded by the coding sequence ATGGCACTTAACAGCGTTAAGGAGACCGGCGTGCTCGTCGTGGGCGCGGGCCCGAGCGGGCTCGCGCTCGCCTGCGATCTGGCCCGCCGCGGCGTCCGCGCCCTCGTCGCCGAGCGGGCGGCCGCCCTTTTCCCCGGCTCGCGCGGCAAGGGACTCCAGCCCCGCACCATGGAGGTCTTCGACGACCTCGGCGTCGTGGACGCGGTCCTCGCGGCGGGCGGCCCCGCGCCGGTCGGAATGGTGTGGCGGGGCGGCGAACGGCAGGGCGAGCACCGGCTGTTCGACCCGCCGGAGCCCACGGAGACCGCCCCGTACACCACGCCGTGGGTGATCCCCCAGTGGCGCACCCAGGAGATCCTCCTCGCACGCCTGCGCGAACTGGGCGGCGACGTCACGTTCGGCACGGCGGTGACGGGCCTGACGCAGGACGCGGACGGTGTCACCGCCGAGCTGTCGACGGGCGGGACGGTCCGCGCGGCGTACGCGGTGGCGGCCGACGGCGGCCGCTCCACCCTGCGCCGGGCCCTCGGCATCACCATGGCGGGCGAGAGCGTGGACCCCCATCCGATGCTGGTCGCCGATGTCCGCGTCCCCGACCTTGACCGCGACCACTGGCACATGTTCCCGGCCGCCGACGACAGCGGCCTGTACGCGGCGCTCTGCCCGCTGCCCGGCACCCAAGACTTCCAGCTGACCGCCCAGCTCCCGGCCGGAGCCACGCCCGACCTCTCCCTCGATGGCGTACGCGGCCTCGTCGCCGCCCGTACGCATCTGGGTGCCGACGACGTGACCGAGGTCCGCTGGTCCTCCGACTTCCGGCCGCGCGCGGCGCTGGCGGACCGCTTCCGCGAGGGGCGCGTCTTCCTGGCGGGCGACGCGGCGCACGTCCACTCGCCCGCGGGCGGCCAGGGCCTGAACACCAGTGTCCAGGACGCCTACAACCTGGGGTGGAAGCTGGGCGCGGTGCTGCGGCACGGGGCGCCCGACACCCTCCTGGACACGTACGAGGAGGAGCGGCTGCCCAACGCCGCGCGGATGCTCGGCCTGTCCACCCGCATCCACCGCGGCGAGGCCCGGCGCGGGGCGGCCACCCAGCAGCTCGGCATCGGCTACCGCGACGCGTCCCTGGCGGCGGAGACCCGCGAGCGCCTCGCGCGGGACGCGCTGCGGGCGGGCGACCGGGCGCCGGACGGGCCGTGCGGCGCCGGGACCCTGTTCGACGCGTTCCGGGGCCCGCACTTCACGCTGCTCGCGGTGGGCACGGACGCGGAACTGCCGCCGCCGGACGGCGCGTTGCTCCACGTCCACCGGATCCCGCCGTACGAGCCGTACGGCAAGGGCCTCTTCCTCGTCCGGCCGGACGGGTACGTGGGCTGGGCGGGCGAGGACGCGCGGGGCCCGGCGGAGTACCTCGCCTCGCTTGACCTCAAGCGGCCTTGA